The window ACAGATTAAGCTTTGTTCTGAAATTGGGAACCTGATACAACATCTGCTGGTAAACCTCAGCCTGCTTTTCGCTAATTTCATCCACCTCAATAGTTGCTGCCGAGTCTTTCATGAAAGGAGCAATCATGTGGTTTAGTTTTTCGTGCAGTACCTCTGTAAACACTACATGCTGAGATTTATAAGCACTGTTAGCCAGTTCAACAACCGGTAATTGCAAGCCTTTTTTAACTATAAGCTCGGCATTATCTACAATGAATAATTGTATTTTATTGGTATTTAACGCCAATTTTAAATACAACGCACGGGCACGATCGGGTACAGCTACAATAATATCGCAGCCATCCGTAATTTCGTTCATCTGTGTTTCTACAGCACCACGGCTATCAATTCCTAAAATCCTGAAAGTACTGTTGCGGTTCAATAATTTAAACTGCTCCAAAACATGATCAACATGCTCAATATCCGGCACTAAAATTAATGCCCTTGGTGCTTCTTCAAAGGCATATTTCAATTTCATTAAAGTAGCTAAAACGTAAGTAGTTGTTTTCCCAGAACCTTCAGGCCCTACTGCTATAACATCCTGGCCACCTAAAATTCTCGACATTGTTCTGGCCTGGATTTCTTTTGGAGTTAAAAATCCTGCATCAGTCATGGCCGCTACAAGTGGTTTGCTAAGTTTTAATTTATCTAAAGACACAATTCCTATTTTAATGATTTGAAAATGCAAATATCCTTAAAATAATTAGCTTTTAGAGAAAAGCTTTGCAAATGAATACTACCTATACAAGTACAGGCGACTTACAAGAGCCTAATTCCGGATCAGCATGAGCGTTATTTTACAATCTTTTTAAAGTAATAAGTCGTTTTAGACAGCTTAAACCCAATTAACTAAAAAATTAATTAACTCGCTATCAATAGATTAAAAATTATTTCAAAATAAATACTACTAAATCTATAGATATTATATACTTATTTATATATTTGCTCAACATTAATCATTAACTAAAATATGGTGTTAAACAATTAAACGCAAAAACAATGTCAATTTATTTTCAGTTCCCGGCCATTGATGAGTATCCAAATTTAGCCTATCCGCTAAAAACAGAGCTACACGATACGCAGCAAATTAAGGTTGAAGATAATATTGCGCAAGAACAGCTTTCAGAGTTAAAAGATTTTTTATCCTTAAAGCCTGTTTAAAAACATGGCCAGTTGACCGATTGGAAGGTTGGAGTTTCATAAACTTTTTACGATGGTTCGAATCCATTACTAGGCCGCTAAGTGTATTTCATAGCACTTTACACTGATCCTGCTCAGGTCAGTTAAGATTTGGTTATCTTATATTTGTTTTGTTGTTAGCAAAGGCTATCCGCGATGGATAGCCTTAACTTTTTTGTGTCATTCTGAATGCAATGAAGAATCCTTAACCAATTAGAATATTCCTGACCTGCATAGTATCTATGCAAAAATCATAAGAGATGATTCGTTTCACACAGCATGACAAAGTCTCGTATTTTAAAATTTTCAAAACTTTTCATTCCGTTCGTGGTTATTTATATAATTCACATTATACTAATCTTTTACAGATTAATTTGTTTGGTTTAAAAAGGGGATTTATGGATATAAATCCCTTTTCTTTTTCGCCAGAATTTTAAATCCTATATTTAGCCATATCAATTTTACCACTTATTTTAGATGAACAGAAAACATTTCCTTTCTTCGTTTATTGCGGCCACCGCTGTACTTCCGGCCTTTAAAACTTTAGCAAGTACCTTAGAAAATGAAAACTCATCATTTAAAATACCGCCTTATCTAAAAGCCGGCGATACTATCGGTATCACCAGTCCAGCAGGATACATTACGCAGGAACAGATTCAGCCATCTGTTTTACAAATGCAAAGCTGGGGCTTTAACATAAAAGTGGGCGAAACCATTGGCAAACGCGATTTTACCTATGGTGGTACAGACGAAGAAAGGTTAGCCGATTTTCAGCAGATGCTTAACGACCCGAACATTAAAGCGATTATGTGCGCCCGTGGCGGTTATGGTTTTGTGCGGATTATCGATCAGCTCGATTTTTCGGCCTTTAAAAGAAATCCAAAATGGATTATAGGTTTCAGCGATATCACAGTGCTCCACTGTCACCTGGCCAAAAATTTCGGCATCGCTTCTATCCATTCGAAAATGTGCAACAGCTTTCCTGATGATTGGGCTAAAGCCGAGCCTATACAGATTGAGACCATCCTCTCGATAAAGAACGCATTAATTGGTGAACAAATGGGCTATACTGGCCCCTTAAATAGTAATAATCGTTTTGGAAAAAACGATGGGATCTTAGTTGGCGGCAACCTGAGTATTATTGAAACCCTGGCCGGTAGTAATTCCGATTTAGACACCAAAAATAAAATCCTGTTTATAGAAGATACAGGAGAATACCTGTACAGCATAGACAGGATGCTATGGAATTTAAAACGCAGCGGCAAGCTTAAAAACCTGAAAGGCCTTATTATAGGTGGTTTTAAAGTTAAACCCGATGATGCAGGCGAAGAATTTGGCAAAACCGTTTACGATATTGTACTTGAAAAGGTAAAGGAATACATCTACCCTGTTGCCTTCGATTTTCCGGTTGGGCACCAACGCAATAATTTTGCATTAAAATGCGGTGTTAATCATACTTTAATGGTTAACGAAAGTGGCGCAACCCTCAGAACGAATTAATTTTTCCTGATTATTCTTACAGCACTAAAATTATAAAAAACAAAAAATGCCAGGATAAACCAGGCATTGTAATCATTTATAGTAAGCAGAAACTAAACCGTCTTCACTTCATTTTCAGCATAATCCTCAATATCCGTAATATAACCGTTTACCAGCAAGAAATCAAACAAAGGTTTGGCATCTGGCGTAACCGGCATATTGGTGGTATTAATTACCTGGTTAGTCTTTTTATCTAAGAACGGGTAAGCAAATAAACGCACGTTGGTATTAAACATATCGTTTACATAGCTCAATAACTGACCTGAGTAATTATCGCCTTTAAAATTCGACGAGTTGAATACAAATTTCAAGTTGTTGATGTTAGTGGCTAAGCCTACGCTTTTTGGCTTACAACGAGCCAGGTACTTAGCCAAACGGTTATGGCGCGTAAAGTTTGACACGATAACAATATTTCCGGTATCGCACATTTCCTGAGTTCGCTTCGCTACCGCAGCCAGGTCAATATCATCAGGAGTTTCGTGTGCATCGGTTAATACATTGGTGAGTAAAACCTCAATCATAACCGCAAGATTACCTTCTTCTACCTTATTGGTACGCTTAAACTGATCGGTTGCTTTATTAAACAAACTAAAGTTAGGTAACGATTTCTGACCGTATTTGGTCCTTAAAATCATGATATCTTTCTTGTACAACAGATCTTTTGCCTGACGAGGATGTGCATCTGCATCAAAAATTGCTGCTGCCGAGAAATCTTTCATAATCATGTACAGATTAAGCAAAATATTGTCGACACCTTCAAATGCAGGTCCTTTAACGGAAATTAAATCGATTTCTACCGAATCAATTGTTAAGTTATCGGCCAAAGATTCGACCATTAACTTAGGATCCTGGCAATGATAAAAGGCAGCATAAACCAGATTTACCCCAATAATACCCAAAACACGCTGTTGCATATTTACATCTGTATCGAGTAAACGAACGTGGAAAAAGATTTCGTTCGGTAAGCCTCCGGGTTCATTCTGAAAACAAATACCAACCCAACCATGCGGCTCGTTAGTACGTTTATAATTTAAGGTTGTTACCGTGTCGGCAAAGGCAAAAAAAGTACGGCTTTCATACTTCTCGCCCGATAAACGTTCGGTTAACAAGCCAAATTCGTGATCGAGCATTTGCAAAAGCCTGTTCTGACTAACATAACGGCCATTTGCCTCGGCACCGTAAATGGCATCACTAAAAGTCATATCGTAAGCCGACATGGTTTTAGCAACCGTTCCAGACGCTGCACCTGCATTAAAAAAGTTTCGCGAAACTTCCTGACCTGCACCTATTTCGGCAAAAGTGCCATAAATACGCGGGTCAAGGTTTATTTTAAGTGCTTTACGCTTCGTATCCAGAATTTCTCTCTCCATGCCGCAAAAGTACAAATTTTTGAGATTAAGCTAATTTTAAGTGTGTAACTTAAAATCAATCTAAATACTGAATTTTCTCCGTTGAACTCCCAAGAGTCATTTTTAAAAAAATAAGGTTAATGCCATCCAGCATTAACCTTATAAAACCTAAACTTAAACTATTATGAAAAACCCTCTTTCGAGAATATTTTATTTACGATACTACAATTTCTTTATGCTGTAATTTAGCATCGTCTTTTTTGCTGATGTTGATACTTAGAATACCATCTTTGTATTCGGCAGTAATTTTATCGCCATCGGCAGTATCTGGTAAATTGAATGATCTTGCAAATGAGCTGTAATCAAACTCTTTACGGGTAAAATCTTTAGCTACCTGAGTTTCGTCTTTTTTAACTTCTGCCCAAACAGAAAGCGTATCTTTTTTTAAATTGATTTGAAAATCTTCTTTCTTTAAACCTGGTGCAGCCAATTCAATCACGTAAGCAGTTTCATTTTCATGAATATTTACATTTGGCGATTTATCAACCGCTTTGTTTTTAGTTATCGCATCGCTAAACAATGAATCGAAAACATTGT is drawn from Pedobacter sp. HDW13 and contains these coding sequences:
- a CDS encoding LD-carboxypeptidase — translated: MNRKHFLSSFIAATAVLPAFKTLASTLENENSSFKIPPYLKAGDTIGITSPAGYITQEQIQPSVLQMQSWGFNIKVGETIGKRDFTYGGTDEERLADFQQMLNDPNIKAIMCARGGYGFVRIIDQLDFSAFKRNPKWIIGFSDITVLHCHLAKNFGIASIHSKMCNSFPDDWAKAEPIQIETILSIKNALIGEQMGYTGPLNSNNRFGKNDGILVGGNLSIIETLAGSNSDLDTKNKILFIEDTGEYLYSIDRMLWNLKRSGKLKNLKGLIIGGFKVKPDDAGEEFGKTVYDIVLEKVKEYIYPVAFDFPVGHQRNNFALKCGVNHTLMVNESGATLRTN
- a CDS encoding Hsp20/alpha crystallin family protein; translation: MTLVNFNNRTRNTAPYFNNVFDSLFSDAITKNKAVDKSPNVNIHENETAYVIELAAPGLKKEDFQINLKKDTLSVWAEVKKDETQVAKDFTRKEFDYSSFARSFNLPDTADGDKITAEYKDGILSINISKKDDAKLQHKEIVVS
- a CDS encoding DEAD/DEAH box helicase, encoding MSLDKLKLSKPLVAAMTDAGFLTPKEIQARTMSRILGGQDVIAVGPEGSGKTTTYVLATLMKLKYAFEEAPRALILVPDIEHVDHVLEQFKLLNRNSTFRILGIDSRGAVETQMNEITDGCDIIVAVPDRARALYLKLALNTNKIQLFIVDNAELIVKKGLQLPVVELANSAYKSQHVVFTEVLHEKLNHMIAPFMKDSAATIEVDEISEKQAEVYQQMLYQVPNFRTKLNLLTLLLNDVEVFDKVVVFVNTRLTAQTVYKNFNHSKEDEISIYRSLFFDDKGYDDIEDFKENAAARVLIVANENLGELDIQGIPFILHFELPEQKETLIQRIVKHGDEDVVAITFSTDIELIEVRKIEQAIGQKLEVMELPEDLKIVDAASKAKKKKGEEEADNSERGAAFHEKKASNLKNYNYSAGTKAKMTYKNKKGLS
- a CDS encoding nicotinamide mononucleotide adenylyltransferase; protein product: MEREILDTKRKALKINLDPRIYGTFAEIGAGQEVSRNFFNAGAASGTVAKTMSAYDMTFSDAIYGAEANGRYVSQNRLLQMLDHEFGLLTERLSGEKYESRTFFAFADTVTTLNYKRTNEPHGWVGICFQNEPGGLPNEIFFHVRLLDTDVNMQQRVLGIIGVNLVYAAFYHCQDPKLMVESLADNLTIDSVEIDLISVKGPAFEGVDNILLNLYMIMKDFSAAAIFDADAHPRQAKDLLYKKDIMILRTKYGQKSLPNFSLFNKATDQFKRTNKVEEGNLAVMIEVLLTNVLTDAHETPDDIDLAAVAKRTQEMCDTGNIVIVSNFTRHNRLAKYLARCKPKSVGLATNINNLKFVFNSSNFKGDNYSGQLLSYVNDMFNTNVRLFAYPFLDKKTNQVINTTNMPVTPDAKPLFDFLLVNGYITDIEDYAENEVKTV